The following coding sequences are from one Mus pahari chromosome X, PAHARI_EIJ_v1.1, whole genome shotgun sequence window:
- the LOC110313671 gene encoding LOW QUALITY PROTEIN: 60S ribosomal protein L23-like (The sequence of the model RefSeq protein was modified relative to this genomic sequence to represent the inferred CDS: substituted 2 bases at 2 genomic stop codons), whose amino-acid sequence MRAIEHGGSSRTKFQIPLGLPVGAVINCAENTGTKKLYIISVKGIKGCLNQLPAAGVGNMVMLRKKGKPEVREKIHPAVVIXKQKLHXRKDGVFLCFEDDIGVTVNNKGEMKDTAITGPAAKECADLWPRLAS is encoded by the exons AACATGGTGGGTCATCTAGAACAAAATTCCAGATTCCCCTGGGTCTTCCAGTAGGAGCTGTGATCAACTGTGCTGAAAATACAGGAACCAAAAAATTGTATATAATCTCTGTGAAGGGAATCAAGGGATGCCTGAACCAACTGCCTGCTGCTGGTGTGGGCAACATGGTGATGTTAAGAAAG aaAGGCAAACCAGAAGTAAGAGAAAAGATCCATCCAGCAGTggtaatttgaaaacaaaagttaCATTGAAGAAAAGATGgggtgtttctttgttttgaagatGACATAGGGGTCACAGTAAACAATAAAGGTGAGATGAAAGATACTGCTATCACAGGTCCAGCTGCAAAGGAGTGTGCAGACTTGTGGC ccaggctggcctca